The genomic region AAGGAAAGCTTATTTTCCTCTTCAAGCTCTTTGGATccctttaatttattaattgtgattAATTTATATTGTTACCTTAACCTGAATTAAACACAAGGAAAGCTTCCTCTACAAGCTCTTTGGATccctttaatttattaattgtgattAATTTATATTGTTACCTTAACCTGAATTAAACACAAGGAAGCTTATTTATCTCTACAAGCTCTTTGGATCCCTTTAACACCCTTTTACCATTTCGTAATCTATCTTTGACATAGTGAATATTAAAATCATTCCATTCCATTCTAGTTCTATTCTATATTCTATATTCTATATTCTATTCTATTTTACACTATGCACTGAACAAATTAAAATACTAGCACAACGACTAGTACCTTTTGAACAGCCTCCATTATTGAATCGTGAAAAGCACAAACATTATGATAAGGAAGATGTCACTAAAAGTTTATTAATCACCCACCACCCAAAATCTGGTCTACTTTCAATGATTCCACAGTCATGGAGGTTTTGTATTGAAGAATTGACTAATGAGGCTCAAAGAAATCCTGTACAAGGACGGCATACATGCATCCCAGCTCACTGGAATGAATACACACCTTACATTACTCTGTCACTTGAACCTCTTTAGTGAAGAGCACCATTAAAATGCCAGCAAACACCCTTCCATTTTAAAGAGCATTTAATGGCCGAATTGTTCTCTGCAACAACTACTCTGCCTCACTAATTTTCATATTAAACCAAAACAGAGGAAACCCAAAAGAGAAAAGTGCCACTGTGATCGTTTTTGCAGAGGTGCAGTCATGGCCGGTTGTTGGAGGATGGGCATTGCAATCTGAACTGTAATGTATTCTAAGACATAACAAACACAAATGGTAGACATAAAAAATCCTCCAAATCGTATACCTATATATAAAATAACtattttttaatgtatttgagAATTAATTTTGTACAGAAGAATCGTTGTTTGATGGGTCGAAGTCCAAATCCTGAGGAACTGAATTTTGAACGAGCTTGAAGAGGTCGTCAATGACAGAAACGAGGCGCATGCTGAGTCTGTTCACAACCCACTTTGGCAGCCAACCCGCAGGATCCATCTGCAGAACCCACgtgaaattatttatttatcgCCCACCTCACTTGCTTAATGAATACAATAATAAATGAATCGATTACTACTTGCCTGTACAACGTATGTGACCATACAGGAATCTCTCTGCTCCATGCTCTCGATCACCCATCCAGACTGAATCAGCAGACCCCTCACAAACTTTCCCCTGCTCTTGGGAAGCACTCCTTTGGCAATTTCGTTGGGCAGAGATGCCACTCCAACCACCTAAATTAATAAATTTACAGTCAAAATCTCAACTTGATTTAGGTGCAATGAAAAATTTGGAGCTGATTTACAGTGGTTCTAGAATGATATGAACATACAAAGGTCCCGTCATCCATAGTCTCCCTTCTCTCATAGACTACAAATTCCCGATTCTTGAACAGAGGCTTGGAGCTTTCGCTGAATCTAAGCCTGATGATGCTTAAATTTTCATGGAGATCTTTAATGTAGCTCCCCTCCGTCAAATTGGGATCCCATTGCTGCGTATTAAACATAAGAAAAAAAGGGATTAAACCACAGGAAAGGAGAGAGGAAGTTTGGTGAAGCTTAAAACAGGGCAGCTGTATACCTTGGCGGTATCAATGGCGGTCGCTACGGCCTTAAAATGGGAAGCAGGGATTCTCAATTTGCGGCGCCCTCTGAGCATGTCAAGCGGTCCGTTGGATCTTCTGGAGATCTCCACTCCTCCTCCAATGGCCAGCACTTTCCACCCATCATCTCTGCTATTTTCTCCGCTCGCAGAAAGCAAATCTTGAATGCAACTCTCGCTTGCGTGTAATACAAATCTCTTTAACGAGTCGTCACTCACTGACCTGCAAACAATCCGCACATAAATCTGAATAAAAGTTACCCAAAACTGTCTCTTTTTTCCCAAAATCAAAGCTTTGAGATCTTTCCTTTACCATGGCTGTGTGCGTCTCGCCTCGGCAGCGCCCATGTGTGAATTTGCAACCTGATACCAAAACTTCCCAGATGAGTTTTAAATTGTTCAAGCTTAAAAACCCAGAAAAGAAATTTTAATACCCACTCTTAATTTGCCTATACCAGCTGCAAAATCTGATAATCTTTGATAAGATTAGGCTTTTGTATTATGGTTCTCTACTACTATTCTGATGAAGAATAGCGAAGTGTGATCGAAACGTACACAATCTAATTCGGTGATTAGACCAAACCTTTAAAGAATACTGGATGCAGTCGGCGTGAAATTTCCAAAGCTTAGAACGCATGGTATCATTACGTAAGCATTGGATCTCGACTCCATGGAATACACTTGCACATTGAATTGGGTTTTAGGTAATTACCGCGTTACTACATCAGGAAAATCGAAACAAACCCCTAAATTTAACCACCATTGACTAAATGAGGAACAAGAGCAGACGAGGCCAAAGTGTAAAGACAAAGACAGCAAGCTCACAAGAATTGGGTTTAACTCACCAGCAGGAGGAGGGCTCCAGGGCTCCAATCCAAACAAATGTCTTGGCTTGCACAACATGCAAATAAAGAAAACGTTACGCAATTATCACAAAATGAGTGGAGTGACTGGcaaggcaaagagaaggaagaagagtatTATTTAAGCAGAAGGGGAAGATGGGTATTTCAGAGCAGAGAAGAGAGATTCCTCGCatggagaagaagaaaaatgaggaGCAAAGAGCGCTAGGGAGGCGGTGGGTTTATTGGAGTTGTGCAGGGGATTGGTTGGCCATTTGGCGATGTTATCTTTCCCATATGCTCGGAGTCAGAATGGCACATGGCATTCCATGATTTGCCGACAAAACCCTTTTCTGTCTACCGTTTTCAAACATGGTGATGTCCTCCCCCAACTTTTTTTCTGTAATTACAAGAGAGTCATGAAATCACAATCACATGCTCATCATGCACAGATAAAACTATGGATATTTCCAAGGAATACAGGCTTGTTTTACTACCAACCCACATGCAATTCATACTAACTTCATTGGATAAATCCCATTCTTGTCCTTTCACACAAAAATTAGGTGCTTATTTggtttttattataaaataagcTGTATTAATATAATTTGTGAAGAAACCAGTGTATTGGAAATGGATAATTTCAAGGGGGATTCACCATTACGACATTCTAGATTAAATTATAATTTGAAAAGACAGCAATGACAAACCATGTTGCGGATCTATATTAAAGCTTATAAATAATGGAGAGGAAAGAGGTATATGCTCATCCACTAGCAGATCGAAGCTGAATATCAATCATCTACTACAATACTTTGTCATTTGATTATTGCCTTTCTCTGCAATCAAGTACCCATGGAAAGGAACTAATTATGGATGCCTGTACAGCAAAAAGTGCATACATACTCCTGCTTTTTGCCCTTTTCCTTTGTgctctagaaaatgagttgattgGGTATTTAGATTAAGAGATTATATAGCATATAAGTTGATCAAATCTAATCCAATTCTATTGATTTG from Cryptomeria japonica chromosome 3, Sugi_1.0, whole genome shotgun sequence harbors:
- the LOC131048481 gene encoding uncharacterized protein LOC131048481 isoform X1, producing MRSKLWKFHADCIQYSLKVANSHMGAAEARRTQPWSVSDDSLKRFVLHASESCIQDLLSASGENSRDDGWKVLAIGGGVEISRRSNGPLDMLRGRRKLRIPASHFKAVATAIDTAKQWDPNLTEGSYIKDLHENLSIIRLRFSESSKPLFKNREFVVYERRETMDDGTFVVGVASLPNEIAKGVLPKSRGKFVRGLLIQSGWVIESMEQRDSCMVTYVVQMDPAGWLPKWVVNRLSMRLVSVIDDLFKLVQNSVPQDLDFDPSNNDSSNTLQFRLQCPSSNNRP
- the LOC131048481 gene encoding uncharacterized protein LOC131048481 isoform X2 gives rise to the protein MGAAEARRTQPWSVSDDSLKRFVLHASESCIQDLLSASGENSRDDGWKVLAIGGGVEISRRSNGPLDMLRGRRKLRIPASHFKAVATAIDTAKQWDPNLTEGSYIKDLHENLSIIRLRFSESSKPLFKNREFVVYERRETMDDGTFVVGVASLPNEIAKGVLPKSRGKFVRGLLIQSGWVIESMEQRDSCMVTYVVQMDPAGWLPKWVVNRLSMRLVSVIDDLFKLVQNSVPQDLDFDPSNNDSSNTLQFRLQCPSSNNRP